The Sphaerisporangium siamense genome includes the window CGTTCCCATCGTCATCCTGGTCTGCCCGAGGGTATTCGGGATCGAAGCCTACGGCCCTCATAGCGTCTACAAGACGATCCGGATCACTCCCGTAGCGCCATGCGGGGATCCGAGGGTCGAAGGTGGTCACTACCTTCCCGTCACGGGCGTACGTGAAGGCGTCGGCCGCGTAATCATTGCGTAGGACTGACACGGCTTCCGTCGCGGTAGACAAAGCCAGCAAGGCGTCAAGCTCTGCCGTTCGACAACCATTCCGCTCGATGAGCACGGTCCAGCCGCCTAACCGCCCGGCCAGAACCGTGTCGGGGAACAGCCCCTCGTCCATCAACTCTCGGTACGTGAGCGGGCGGATGCTCTCTTCGGTGGCACCGATGCGCCGAAGCGCCGAAGTCTCATCGAGCCCCCACACGAAGGTCAGGCACCACACATCACCCAGCTCGTAGCCCCCGGCCAGCCAGGCGACATCGGCATCCGTGATCTGAATATCCCCACGCCGCGCCACTTCCCATCCGCCTTCCTTCAGTACGTCGCCAAGGTAACGATCACCACCGACATTCGCGCTCACCACCACCCGATACTCCATTAGCGTGCCGTGGCTGTTCAGGCGGCCGTGCTCGTCCTGCCCGTGTGTCAGGAGCTGGACTCATCGCGTGGATGTGCCGTGGGGCGTTGAGAAGGAGAGGCGCTGGGCTTTTGGAGTCGGACCGGGCCGGGACCGTGGTCGCGTAGGGCGTCGTCGGGGTTCAGGAGGAGGCAGGCTTTCATGGAGAGGCAGCCGCAGCCGATGCAGCCGGTGAGTTCTTGCTCGAGGGTTTCGATGGCGCGTCGGCGTTCTTCCAACCGTTTCTTCCAGGCGCGGGAGAGTCGTTGCCAGTCCTGGTGGGTGGGGGCGTGGTCGCGGGGGAGGGTGGCGAAGAGGGCGGCGACGTCGGTCAGTGGGATGTGCAGGCGCTTGGCCACGATGAGCAGGGATATGCGGCGCAGCATGTGCCGGGAGTAGATGCGCTGGTTGCCGCTGCCGCGTTCGCTGAAGATCAGGCCCTTGCGTTCGTAGAAGTGCAGGGCGGAGGCGGACACGCCGGTCCGGCGGATGATCTCACCGATCGAGAGACGATCGTCCGGACTGGCGCGCACGGCATGTCTCCTTGCTGCGGGGAGGGGGGCAGGTGTGATCAGGCGGGGTGGCGGGAGCTTGCGGCGCCGCGGTGAATCAGGGCCGCCACGGCGATCGACAGCATCAGGCAGAGGAGTGCGACGCCGAGCTGGGTGAGATGCCAGGACCAGGTGAAGGCGTCCAGGTCGGCGGTGGCCTGGGCTCCGGGGGTGAGACGGCCGGCACTGACCGCGGCGGCGCGGTCCGGGTCGCCGAGCCTGGCCGCCAGCAGGCCGATGAGGGAGGCGCTGAACGCGGCGATCACCAGGGCCTCGGCCGCGCCGCGCAGGGTGTTGAGGAATCCGGCTGCCATGCCGACGGCGTCCGCCGGGACCAGAGCCATGGCCTGGCCGTCGGTGATGCCGAAGGACGCTCCCATGCCGACGCCGATCATCACCAGCGGCGCCGCGACGGCCGAGATCGCATGGTCGGCGTTGAGCGCGGTCAGCCACAGGTTGCCGGCCACGACCAGCGCCAGAGCGACCATGATCAGGAGGCGGGCCGAAATGCCCTTGTTCACCAGGGTCACCGCGACCAGGGGCATGACCAGGACAGGAGCGGTCAGCAGCAGCATGGCCGCCCCTGCGGCGGCCGGGGAGAGCCCGGCCGCCTGCAGGTAGGTGGGCAGGAAGACCAGGACGCCGAGGAACCCGATCGAGGTGGTCAGGGTCGCCAGGCTCCAGCCCAGGAAGCCGCGGTTGGCGACCAGGGAAGGCGCCAGCACGGGAGCGGCGCCGCGCCGTTGGACGACGCCGAAGCTCATCAAGGTGATCAGGCCGGCGAGCCCGGTGACCAGGATGACGGGGTGGGTCCAGCCGAGCGCGGGCGCTTCCAGGAGCGTGAACATGAGCAGTGTCAGCGCGGTGATGAACAGGACGCTGCCCGCCCAGTCGATCGGGCCGGCGCCGCTCGCGCGGGATTCGCGGGCACGGGTCGCGCCCAGGGCGACCAGCAGGCCGATGACGGTGAAGATCGCGAAGCTTCCCCGCCACCCGGTGGCCGTGATCAGCACGCCGGACAAGGTGGGGCCGACGGCGATGCCGATTCCCGCCATGGTCCCCATCAGGGCGAAGGCGCGGTTACGGGCCGCGCCGTGGTAGCTGGAGGCCAGGATGCCGCCGCCGGCCGCCATGATCCCGGCACATCCGGCGCCGGAGACGATGCGGGCGACGTCGGTGAGGAGGACGGCCGGGCTCAGTGCCGTGGCGAGAAACCCGGCCGCGAAGACCAGCGCCGCGAGGATGAACACCCGCCGTCGGCCGACCCGGTCGGCGGCCGAGCCGGCGACCAGGGTCATGGCAGCGAAGGCCAGGTTGTACCCGGCGACCACCCAGTTCAACGCCGACCCGGAGGGGTCCAGATCACGCCCCATGCTCGGCAGCGCGACCGCGGTCCCCGAGATGGACATCGCCGCCAGCACGACTCCGCCCAGGACCACCGGA containing:
- a CDS encoding DUF6461 domain-containing protein, giving the protein MVVSANVGGDRYLGDVLKEGGWEVARRGDIQITDADVAWLAGGYELGDVWCLTFVWGLDETSALRRIGATEESIRPLTYRELMDEGLFPDTVLAGRLGGWTVLIERNGCRTAELDALLALSTATEAVSVLRNDYAADAFTYARDGKVVTTFDPRIPAWRYGSDPDRLVDAMRAVGFDPEYPRADQDDDGNVDRLTLDGALLLAVRLTRVVLTQEVLNGPLLGGFARRST
- a CDS encoding MFS transporter — its product is MDSTTTHPSPHPAAVERPSPLTLPVVLGGVVLAAMSISGTAVALPSMGRDLDPSGSALNWVVAGYNLAFAAMTLVAGSAADRVGRRRVFILAALVFAAGFLATALSPAVLLTDVARIVSGAGCAGIMAAGGGILASSYHGAARNRAFALMGTMAGIGIAVGPTLSGVLITATGWRGSFAIFTVIGLLVALGATRARESRASGAGPIDWAGSVLFITALTLLMFTLLEAPALGWTHPVILVTGLAGLITLMSFGVVQRRGAAPVLAPSLVANRGFLGWSLATLTTSIGFLGVLVFLPTYLQAAGLSPAAAGAAMLLLTAPVLVMPLVAVTLVNKGISARLLIMVALALVVAGNLWLTALNADHAISAVAAPLVMIGVGMGASFGITDGQAMALVPADAVGMAAGFLNTLRGAAEALVIAAFSASLIGLLAARLGDPDRAAAVSAGRLTPGAQATADLDAFTWSWHLTQLGVALLCLMLSIAVAALIHRGAASSRHPA
- the soxR gene encoding redox-sensitive transcriptional activator SoxR, with translation MRASPDDRLSIGEIIRRTGVSASALHFYERKGLIFSERGSGNQRIYSRHMLRRISLLIVAKRLHIPLTDVAALFATLPRDHAPTHQDWQRLSRAWKKRLEERRRAIETLEQELTGCIGCGCLSMKACLLLNPDDALRDHGPGPVRLQKPSASPSQRPTAHPRDESSS